A stretch of the Brevundimonas sp. MF30-B genome encodes the following:
- a CDS encoding alpha-glucosidase — protein sequence MTLATLSVVPGPQHRQAADTHQQWWRGAVLYQVYPRSFSDSNGDGIGDLNGVTAHLEYIASLGVDGVWISPFYTSPMKDFGYDVADYCDVDPIFGTLADFDRLVDKAHGLGLKIIVDQVWSHTSSQHEWFKASRLDRTNAYSDWYVWADARPDGSPPNNWQSVFGGPAWTWDARRGQYYMHNFLPEQPQLNGHNPAVQDALLAAGRFWLDRGVDGFRLDAINFSMHDPKLKDNPALPPGGKRTRPFDFQDKIHNQSHPDIADFLARVRQLTDSYPGDRFTVAEVGGDHAEREMAEYTAHDRRLHSAYGFLYLYAGRMAGELVRKGAAMWPGAQGEGWPSWTFSNHDAPRAISRWAEGRDPRALAEMLMLLLVSLRGNVFVYYGEELGLPQGEVPFERLVDPEAIANWPETLGRDGARTPMPWSADAPFAGFSDVEPWLPVDDRHVALAVDQQDADPGSMLNATRRILALRHAYSALRLGDMTVQSVDPVLVFTREDSGERMLAAFNLTHEEQRWSAPIGYRRVDAVNAGSTSDVLPPLGAVLMKWDG from the coding sequence GTGACACTTGCGACCCTCTCCGTCGTTCCCGGGCCGCAGCATCGCCAGGCCGCCGACACGCACCAGCAATGGTGGCGCGGCGCGGTCCTCTATCAGGTCTATCCGCGCAGCTTTTCAGACAGCAACGGCGACGGAATCGGCGATCTGAACGGGGTGACGGCACACCTCGAGTACATCGCTTCGCTGGGCGTCGATGGCGTATGGATATCGCCCTTCTACACCTCGCCGATGAAGGACTTCGGCTATGACGTCGCGGACTATTGCGACGTCGATCCCATCTTCGGCACGCTGGCGGACTTCGACCGGCTGGTGGACAAGGCGCACGGCCTGGGCCTCAAGATCATCGTCGATCAGGTGTGGTCGCATACATCGAGCCAGCACGAGTGGTTCAAGGCCAGCCGGCTCGACCGGACCAACGCCTACAGCGATTGGTACGTCTGGGCTGACGCACGTCCCGACGGCTCACCGCCCAACAACTGGCAATCCGTCTTCGGCGGTCCGGCATGGACTTGGGATGCACGTCGCGGCCAGTACTACATGCACAACTTCCTGCCCGAGCAGCCGCAGCTTAACGGCCACAATCCGGCGGTGCAGGACGCCCTGCTGGCGGCTGGGCGGTTCTGGCTTGATCGCGGCGTGGACGGCTTCCGTCTGGACGCCATCAACTTCTCGATGCACGATCCGAAGCTGAAAGATAATCCCGCCCTTCCGCCGGGCGGAAAGCGCACGCGGCCCTTCGACTTTCAGGACAAGATCCACAACCAGTCGCATCCCGACATCGCCGACTTCCTAGCGCGCGTTCGCCAACTCACCGACTCCTATCCGGGCGACCGCTTCACCGTGGCCGAGGTCGGCGGCGATCACGCCGAGCGCGAGATGGCCGAATACACGGCTCATGATCGCCGCCTGCACAGCGCCTATGGGTTCCTCTATCTGTACGCGGGCCGTATGGCGGGCGAACTGGTGCGCAAGGGAGCCGCAATGTGGCCGGGCGCCCAGGGTGAAGGCTGGCCCTCCTGGACCTTTTCAAACCACGATGCGCCGCGCGCCATTTCCCGCTGGGCCGAGGGCCGTGATCCGCGCGCTCTGGCCGAGATGCTGATGCTGCTGCTGGTTTCGCTGCGCGGCAACGTCTTCGTCTATTACGGCGAGGAGTTGGGCCTGCCGCAGGGCGAGGTTCCGTTCGAGCGGCTCGTGGACCCTGAAGCCATCGCCAACTGGCCGGAGACTTTGGGCCGCGACGGCGCACGCACCCCCATGCCGTGGAGCGCCGACGCGCCCTTTGCGGGTTTCTCGGACGTCGAGCCGTGGCTGCCGGTCGACGATCGGCACGTCGCGCTGGCGGTCGACCAGCAGGACGCCGATCCCGGCTCGATGCTGAACGCCACGCGCCGCATCCTGGCGCTGAGGCACGCCTACAGCGCCCTGCGGCTGGGCGACATGACAGTGCAGTCGGTAGACCCCGTTCTGGTTTTCACCCGCGAAGACAGCGGCGAGCGCATGTTGGCGGCTTTCAACCTGACGCATGAGGAACAGCGCTGGTCGGCGCCGATCGGCTATAGACGGGTCGATGCGGTCAACGCCGGCTCAACCTCCGACGTCCTGCCGCCCCTCGGCGCTGTTTTGATGAAGTGGGACGGCTGA
- a CDS encoding glycoside hydrolase family 97 protein translates to MLKRRSFLALGTASALAFGSPVVAQTAPTTARASSPRGVLTVEMSSDNDGRPTYSVTRLGRTVVESSRLGFLLTDAPMLERNLTPTSSRPVTVDETWEQPWGERRLVRNHYTEWRVAYAERAGLRRRFDVVWRLYDDGVAFRYEFPEQDSLKTVRIGAELTQFNLVEDGEAWWIPAWEWNREEYLYNRTRISAVGSAQTPITVRGASGLHVSIHEAALIDYAGMNLRRSEGLGFRAQLTPGLSNAAVVREAPFNTPWRTLQISDTAAGLAESSLILNLNEPNKLGDVSWFKPMKYVGVWWEMHLEVKSWGSGPKHGATTENAIKHIDFAAQHGFGGVLVEGWNKGWDGDWFANGSDFSFTEPYPDFDIERVTAHARARGVQLIGHHETGGNAYNYERQLEPAMALYERLGVGSVKTGYVADAGGARVTGPDGHMVFAWHESQPMAQHHMRVVETAARHRIAVNAHEPFKDTGLRRTYPNMITREGARGMEFSAWGQPGNPPEHEANLVFTRLLAGPMDYTPGIFGMETRSPGGIQTTWAKQLALYVVIYSPLQMAADLLVHYEANPGPFQFIKDVPVDWEETRVLNGEVGDFVTIARKDRHSDVWVLGAVTDEHPRSLSAPLSFLDAGRRYRAEIYRDGPDANFTDRREDIVIEQKEVTSADTLTLNLAPGGGQAIRFVPLGRARR, encoded by the coding sequence ATGTTGAAGCGTCGCTCATTTCTGGCTCTCGGAACCGCCTCAGCCCTGGCCTTCGGCTCGCCTGTAGTCGCCCAGACCGCCCCGACCACGGCCCGCGCCTCGTCGCCGCGCGGCGTGCTGACCGTCGAAATGAGCAGCGATAACGACGGCCGACCGACCTACAGCGTCACCCGCCTTGGCAGGACCGTGGTCGAAAGCTCGCGCCTGGGCTTCCTGCTGACTGACGCTCCGATGCTCGAGCGCAATCTGACGCCGACGTCCAGCCGGCCTGTGACCGTCGACGAAACCTGGGAGCAGCCGTGGGGCGAGCGGCGCCTGGTCCGCAACCACTACACCGAATGGCGGGTGGCCTATGCAGAGCGCGCCGGCCTGCGCCGTCGCTTCGACGTCGTCTGGCGCCTCTATGACGACGGCGTCGCCTTCCGGTACGAGTTCCCGGAACAGGACAGCCTCAAGACGGTCCGCATCGGCGCCGAGCTGACCCAGTTCAATCTGGTCGAGGATGGCGAGGCCTGGTGGATTCCGGCCTGGGAATGGAACCGCGAGGAGTATTTGTACAACCGCACGCGCATCAGCGCGGTCGGCAGCGCCCAGACGCCCATCACCGTGCGCGGGGCGTCGGGCCTGCACGTCTCGATCCACGAGGCCGCGCTGATCGACTACGCCGGCATGAACTTGCGTCGGTCGGAAGGCCTGGGCTTCCGCGCGCAGTTGACCCCTGGCTTGAGCAACGCGGCCGTGGTGCGCGAGGCCCCCTTCAACACGCCCTGGCGGACGCTGCAGATCAGCGACACGGCGGCGGGCCTGGCTGAATCCAGCCTGATCCTGAACCTGAACGAGCCGAACAAGCTGGGCGATGTCAGCTGGTTCAAGCCGATGAAATATGTGGGCGTCTGGTGGGAGATGCACCTGGAGGTCAAGTCCTGGGGCTCGGGCCCTAAGCACGGCGCGACCACGGAAAACGCCATCAAACACATCGATTTCGCGGCCCAGCACGGTTTCGGCGGCGTGCTGGTCGAAGGTTGGAACAAGGGATGGGACGGCGACTGGTTCGCCAATGGCTCCGACTTCAGCTTCACCGAACCCTATCCCGACTTCGACATCGAACGCGTGACCGCCCATGCCCGGGCGCGAGGCGTTCAGTTGATCGGTCACCACGAGACCGGCGGCAACGCCTATAACTACGAGCGGCAGCTGGAGCCGGCGATGGCGTTGTACGAACGCCTGGGCGTCGGATCGGTGAAGACGGGCTATGTCGCCGATGCCGGCGGCGCGCGGGTCACCGGGCCGGACGGACATATGGTCTTCGCCTGGCACGAGAGCCAGCCGATGGCGCAGCACCATATGCGGGTGGTCGAAACGGCGGCGCGACACCGCATCGCCGTCAATGCGCATGAACCGTTCAAGGACACCGGACTGCGGCGCACTTATCCCAACATGATTACGCGCGAGGGTGCGCGCGGCATGGAGTTCAGCGCCTGGGGCCAGCCCGGCAATCCCCCCGAACATGAGGCCAATCTGGTCTTCACCCGCCTGCTGGCCGGCCCGATGGACTATACGCCCGGCATCTTCGGCATGGAGACCCGCAGCCCCGGCGGAATCCAGACGACCTGGGCCAAGCAGTTGGCCCTGTATGTGGTGATCTACAGCCCCCTGCAGATGGCGGCCGATCTGCTCGTGCACTACGAGGCCAATCCGGGGCCATTCCAGTTCATCAAGGACGTGCCCGTCGATTGGGAAGAGACGCGCGTCCTGAATGGCGAGGTCGGCGACTTCGTCACCATCGCCCGCAAAGATCGCCACTCGGATGTCTGGGTGCTGGGCGCTGTGACCGACGAGCATCCGCGCAGCCTTTCGGCCCCCTTGTCCTTCCTGGACGCGGGGCGCCGCTACCGGGCCGAGATCTACCGCGACGGGCCCGACGCCAACTTCACCGATCGCCGCGAGGACATCGTCATCGAGCAGAAAGAGGTCACGTCGGCGGACACCCTCACCCTCAATCTCGCCCCCGGCGGTGGTCAGGCGATCCGCTTCGTTCCGCTGGGAAGAGCCCGTCGATGA
- a CDS encoding LacI family DNA-binding transcriptional regulator: MCSKFCNDWFWSVATVSRKPTRLEDIALLAGVSISTASRALNDHPAVNDRTKQIIWKLAREHDYPFRRYMPAGPIGAEATIALVVPRPQGREGRLSDPFFLELLAGVGEAARERGCDLIMSHLAPATYEDVAAAMTTSRADGVIFLGQSTLHAAFNRMVDTEARFVVWGAELPDQQYCSIGSDNINGGRRATLHLARLGRKRIVFLGDLDPPEAMQRHRGYLDALGELKAGIDPALIVDAHFEVESAEASIEALIRRGVAFDGVVCASDQIALGAVRALKHAGRSVPGDVSVIGFDNVPFSRYSSPALSTIAQDTMKAGRLLVSKLLDNGGDTVGRSERVPTELIVRESCGG; encoded by the coding sequence ATTTGCAGCAAATTTTGCAACGATTGGTTCTGGAGCGTTGCCACCGTGAGTCGCAAACCCACACGTCTGGAAGACATCGCCCTTCTGGCGGGCGTCTCGATCTCCACGGCGTCGCGCGCGCTGAACGACCACCCCGCCGTCAACGACCGCACCAAACAGATTATCTGGAAGCTGGCGCGCGAGCATGACTACCCGTTTCGTCGATACATGCCTGCGGGTCCGATCGGCGCCGAGGCGACGATCGCCTTGGTGGTTCCTCGTCCGCAGGGACGGGAAGGCCGTCTGAGCGACCCGTTCTTTCTGGAGCTTCTCGCCGGCGTGGGCGAGGCGGCCCGAGAGCGCGGCTGCGACCTGATCATGAGCCATCTGGCCCCTGCCACGTACGAGGATGTCGCGGCGGCCATGACGACCAGCCGCGCGGATGGCGTGATCTTCCTGGGACAGAGCACGCTTCATGCGGCCTTCAACCGGATGGTCGACACGGAAGCGCGCTTCGTGGTCTGGGGCGCCGAGCTGCCAGACCAGCAGTATTGCTCGATCGGATCCGACAACATCAACGGCGGCCGTCGGGCTACGCTTCATCTCGCTCGGCTGGGTCGCAAGCGCATCGTCTTTCTGGGCGATCTCGACCCGCCCGAGGCGATGCAGCGGCACAGAGGCTATCTGGATGCTCTCGGAGAGCTGAAGGCCGGCATTGATCCGGCGCTGATCGTGGACGCCCATTTCGAGGTGGAGTCGGCCGAAGCCTCGATCGAGGCGCTGATCCGACGCGGCGTCGCGTTTGACGGCGTGGTGTGCGCCAGCGACCAGATCGCGCTTGGGGCCGTCCGGGCTTTGAAGCACGCCGGCCGTTCGGTCCCCGGCGACGTGTCGGTCATCGGCTTCGATAACGTCCCCTTCAGCCGCTACAGCAGCCCCGCCTTGTCCACCATCGCCCAGGACACGATGAAGGCCGGCCGGCTTCTGGTCTCCAAGCTGCTGGACAATGGCGGCGACACCGTCGGCCGCTCCGAGCGGGTGCCCACCGAGCTGATCGTTCGCGAAAGCTGCGGCGGCTGA
- a CDS encoding alpha-amylase family glycosyl hydrolase codes for MASAAARLAMATAAAAMASSVLAQSPDQTFRQRPPQDEVIYFLLPDRFANGDADNDDGGYGPDPQVSGFDPANPEFYHGGDLAGVIQQLDYIQGLGATAVWLAPVFKNKPVQPTVGRLMAGAHGYWITDFTRPDPHFGESETMKALVEAAHARGMKVYLDIVTNHTADVIQYRECSTGECVYRSVADYPWTRRGGVDGAPINEGFRGDGGAEDFARLTEPTWAYTPYVPAGEEDVKVPAWLNDPRLYHNRGDSTFRGESSTFGDFAGLDDLFTENPRVVQGMIEIFGDWIDEYGVDGFRIDTAKHVNPEFWQAFVPAMLERARARGIPNFHIFGEVYDHDPAVLARHTRVDGLPAVLDFAFQSVATDVANGVKAPDALQRLFDADALYEGGAEAALQLPTFLGNHDMGRIGSFVLKAHPNPDDDELLARTTLAHALMMFSRGVPTLYYGDEQGFAGEGGYGGARQDMWESQVEAYRSERRIGGARAPYDRDAPLYRRIAEMARLRADNPALRGGLQIGRAAAEAPGLFAFSRRLDDQPGETLVLFNTGVTPLTANVSVDPASQRWTASRGACPAASAAPGVVRVTLAPLDYMVCVSESPAQ; via the coding sequence ATGGCTTCAGCAGCAGCGCGCCTTGCCATGGCGACAGCGGCGGCCGCCATGGCGTCGTCGGTCCTGGCGCAGTCCCCTGACCAGACGTTTCGCCAGCGGCCTCCGCAGGATGAGGTCATCTATTTCCTGCTGCCCGACCGCTTCGCCAACGGCGACGCCGACAACGACGACGGAGGCTATGGCCCCGACCCGCAGGTGAGCGGATTCGACCCCGCCAACCCCGAATTCTATCATGGCGGCGACCTGGCCGGCGTGATCCAACAGCTGGACTATATTCAGGGACTGGGGGCGACGGCCGTGTGGCTGGCCCCTGTCTTCAAGAACAAGCCCGTCCAGCCGACCGTCGGCCGACTAATGGCCGGGGCGCATGGCTACTGGATCACCGACTTCACCCGGCCCGACCCTCATTTCGGCGAGTCCGAAACCATGAAGGCCCTGGTCGAAGCGGCCCACGCACGGGGCATGAAGGTCTATCTGGACATCGTCACGAACCATACGGCCGACGTGATCCAATATCGCGAGTGCTCGACCGGCGAGTGCGTCTATCGCTCGGTGGCGGACTATCCTTGGACACGGCGCGGCGGGGTGGATGGCGCGCCGATCAACGAAGGGTTTCGAGGCGACGGCGGGGCCGAGGACTTTGCGCGCCTGACTGAGCCTACCTGGGCCTACACGCCCTATGTGCCGGCGGGCGAGGAGGACGTGAAGGTCCCCGCCTGGCTGAACGATCCGCGACTCTATCACAATCGCGGCGACTCGACCTTCCGCGGCGAGAGCTCGACCTTCGGCGACTTCGCCGGTCTGGACGATCTGTTCACCGAGAACCCGCGCGTGGTTCAGGGCATGATCGAGATCTTCGGCGACTGGATTGACGAATACGGCGTCGATGGCTTCCGCATCGACACCGCCAAGCACGTAAACCCGGAGTTCTGGCAGGCGTTCGTCCCCGCCATGCTGGAGCGGGCCAGGGCGCGCGGCATCCCGAACTTCCATATCTTCGGCGAGGTCTATGACCACGACCCGGCTGTCCTGGCCCGCCACACCCGTGTCGACGGCCTGCCCGCCGTGCTCGACTTCGCCTTCCAGTCGGTCGCCACCGACGTCGCCAACGGGGTCAAGGCGCCCGATGCCCTGCAACGGCTGTTCGACGCCGACGCCCTTTACGAGGGCGGGGCCGAGGCGGCGCTGCAACTGCCGACCTTCCTCGGCAATCATGACATGGGCCGCATCGGAAGCTTTGTGCTCAAGGCGCATCCGAACCCGGACGATGACGAACTGCTGGCCCGCACCACGCTAGCCCATGCGCTGATGATGTTCAGCCGCGGCGTCCCGACGCTTTATTACGGCGACGAGCAGGGCTTCGCCGGCGAAGGCGGCTATGGCGGCGCGCGCCAGGATATGTGGGAAAGCCAGGTCGAGGCCTATCGCAGCGAGCGCCGCATCGGCGGGGCGCGCGCGCCCTATGATCGCGATGCCCCGCTGTATCGCCGCATCGCCGAGATGGCCCGCCTGCGCGCCGACAACCCGGCCCTTCGCGGCGGCCTGCAGATCGGCCGCGCGGCCGCCGAGGCGCCGGGCCTGTTCGCCTTCAGCCGACGTCTGGACGATCAGCCGGGCGAAACCCTGGTCCTGTTCAACACCGGCGTCACGCCGCTTACGGCCAATGTCTCGGTCGACCCGGCCTCACAGCGCTGGACCGCCAGCCGCGGCGCCTGCCCGGCCGCTTCGGCCGCACCCGGCGTGGTGCGCGTCACCCTGGCCCCGCTTGATTACATGGTCTGCGTTTCGGAAAGCCCCGCTCAGTGA
- a CDS encoding sugar MFS transporter, producing the protein MSQIQTAGRRGTGLAFAYVTSLFFAWGFVTSLIDPLIAAVRRVFDLSLAEAMLTASAWFIAYGVASLPAAWILSRLGYSRSIIAALATMVVGCIIVPLATIADVYAGVLLALFVIASGVTLLQVAANPLSAALGSRKSAHFRLTFSQAFNSLGTTLGPIIGASILLTGGVFAADAVVTSATRGESLRSIDFAFLAVAAFFALVAVFIWTARKRIDASVADSPVEVVSPFAAFRSRWAVFGALAIFVYVGSEVAIGGLLIPFLSEGNILGIQEHQAGHMVGIYWGCAMVGRFIGSALLTRVRAGVLLSVCTIGAATMALVVTQTSGATAAYAALGIGLFNSIMFPTIFTLTLERSSAPASATSGLLVFGIIGGAVLPWIAGRIADEFGSVTPAFFVPLAGYIALTLFAVACARTQARAQPDEVVVTPH; encoded by the coding sequence ATGAGTCAGATCCAGACCGCCGGTCGCCGTGGCACGGGCCTGGCGTTCGCCTATGTGACCAGCCTGTTCTTCGCCTGGGGCTTTGTCACCTCGCTGATCGATCCCCTGATCGCGGCGGTGCGGCGCGTGTTCGACCTCAGCCTGGCCGAGGCGATGCTGACGGCCTCTGCCTGGTTCATCGCCTACGGCGTCGCGTCACTTCCCGCGGCATGGATTCTGTCGCGCCTGGGCTACAGCCGGTCCATCATCGCCGCTCTGGCGACCATGGTCGTGGGCTGCATCATCGTGCCTTTGGCCACAATCGCCGATGTCTACGCCGGCGTGCTGCTGGCCTTGTTCGTGATCGCTTCGGGCGTGACCCTGCTGCAGGTCGCGGCCAATCCGCTGTCTGCGGCGCTGGGGTCGCGCAAGAGCGCGCACTTTCGCCTGACCTTTTCCCAGGCCTTCAACTCGTTGGGCACCACGCTTGGACCGATCATCGGCGCCAGCATCCTCTTGACCGGCGGCGTCTTCGCCGCCGATGCGGTGGTCACATCGGCGACGCGCGGCGAGTCGCTCCGGTCGATCGATTTCGCCTTCCTGGCCGTGGCCGCCTTCTTCGCCCTGGTCGCCGTCTTCATCTGGACGGCGCGCAAGCGGATCGATGCCTCGGTCGCCGACTCGCCGGTCGAGGTGGTGTCGCCGTTCGCCGCCTTCCGCTCGCGTTGGGCCGTGTTCGGCGCGCTGGCGATCTTCGTCTATGTGGGCTCGGAGGTCGCCATCGGCGGCCTGCTGATCCCCTTCCTCAGCGAAGGGAACATCCTGGGCATCCAGGAGCACCAGGCCGGCCACATGGTCGGCATCTACTGGGGATGCGCAATGGTCGGCCGCTTCATCGGCAGCGCCCTGCTGACGCGGGTGCGCGCCGGGGTGCTTCTGTCGGTCTGCACCATCGGCGCGGCGACAATGGCCCTGGTGGTCACCCAGACCAGCGGCGCCACCGCCGCCTATGCCGCTCTGGGCATCGGCCTGTTCAACTCCATCATGTTCCCGACCATCTTCACCCTGACGCTGGAGCGCTCCAGCGCGCCTGCCTCTGCGACCTCAGGCCTTTTGGTGTTCGGCATTATCGGCGGGGCGGTCCTGCCCTGGATCGCGGGCCGCATCGCCGACGAGTTCGGCAGCGTCACGCCCGCCTTCTTCGTGCCGCTGGCGGGCTACATCGCCCTCACCCTCTTCGCCGTCGCCTGTGCGCGCACCCAGGCTAGGGCGCAACCGGATGAAGTTGTTGTCACTCCGCACTGA
- a CDS encoding TonB-dependent receptor yields MFTAYSRRARLMTGGAAWIATSLLMAGAAQAQSAPDTQTQADQPVVQVEEIVVTGIRRSIEASISAKADNTSIVEVISAEDIGKLPDVSIAESLARLPGLTSQRLDGRSQSISIRGLGPDFTTALLNGRELVTTGDNRGVEFDQFPSELLGSVVVYKTPDAALVGQGLAGTVDLRTVRPLSYGRRAMAVNYRHEWNDIGALNSGTTAQGDRFTLSYIDQFADDTIGVALGYAHMSSPYQSERFNAWGYPNYSDGNLITGGVKPYVMSSELERDGYMGVLEWRPNDRFHTTLDAFYSEFKNTQVLRGIEFPLAWGGSAGDCDSVGNVATPNVCRPGPSLRPGYTVEDGLIVAGTWDNIKGVVRNDLNKRDSTITALGWNTQFYANENWSFGLDLNYSKVERNDLILETNAGTGRNINGALDTLGFELTGDGVTRFTSQLDYADPNLIRLTSPQGWGGDVIPEGQAGYMNTPSIEDEIKAVRLTARRELHQSPFSSLDYGVNYAERSKTFVNDQFYLGVPGGGDLAVPTQFLLDPTDLGYLGISQVLSYDALALVNSGALNLIRNPNADVAAGNWDVVEKVTTAYVRANIEHTLFGLPLTGNVGMQFVHTDQEGRGFEAQQISAGVAAVEQITGGARYLEILPSSNFIVEVRPDLLARLSLSRTLARPRMDDMRAGRNFSFNPGNNNENATPEQNSPWGGGGGNPELMPFIANVADLSFEKYFANRRGYISLAGFYRDLESYVYTSNRIFDFTGYPTGGVVPVINEGIISTPENGQGGWIKGVEFAISAPFDIFHPALEGFGGLFSASATDSEVQPDPANPPTAMPGLSETVMNGTLYFERAGFQARVSARYRSDYLGEVAGFGNGRTLRSVAAETVVDAQIGYDFPSGPLQGLSILAQVNNLTDEPFKTFENGDERRTIDYQSYGRTFAVGLNYRF; encoded by the coding sequence ATGTTCACTGCATACAGCCGCCGTGCGCGCCTGATGACCGGCGGAGCCGCGTGGATCGCGACAAGCCTGCTGATGGCGGGCGCCGCCCAGGCCCAATCCGCCCCCGATACCCAAACGCAGGCTGATCAGCCCGTCGTTCAGGTCGAAGAGATCGTCGTCACCGGCATCCGGCGCTCGATCGAGGCGTCGATTTCCGCCAAGGCGGACAACACCTCGATCGTCGAGGTCATCTCCGCCGAGGACATCGGCAAGCTTCCTGACGTGTCCATCGCTGAATCCCTGGCGCGTCTGCCGGGTCTGACCTCTCAGCGTCTGGATGGCCGCAGCCAGTCCATCTCGATCCGCGGCCTGGGCCCCGATTTCACCACCGCCCTGTTGAATGGCCGCGAGCTGGTGACTACCGGCGACAATCGCGGCGTCGAGTTCGACCAGTTCCCCTCCGAGCTGCTGGGCAGCGTCGTCGTCTACAAGACGCCGGACGCAGCCCTTGTCGGCCAGGGCCTGGCGGGCACCGTGGATCTGCGGACCGTGCGCCCGCTCAGCTATGGCCGCCGCGCCATGGCGGTGAACTATCGTCACGAGTGGAACGATATCGGCGCCCTGAACTCGGGCACCACGGCCCAGGGCGATCGCTTCACCCTATCCTACATCGATCAGTTCGCGGACGACACGATCGGCGTGGCGCTGGGCTACGCCCACATGAGCTCGCCGTACCAGTCCGAGCGCTTCAACGCCTGGGGTTACCCCAACTACAGCGACGGCAACCTGATCACCGGCGGCGTGAAGCCCTATGTCATGTCGTCCGAGCTTGAGCGCGACGGCTATATGGGCGTTCTGGAATGGCGGCCCAACGACCGCTTCCACACCACGCTGGACGCCTTCTACTCCGAGTTCAAGAACACCCAGGTTCTGCGCGGGATCGAGTTCCCCCTGGCCTGGGGCGGTTCGGCCGGTGACTGCGATTCCGTGGGCAATGTCGCCACACCGAACGTCTGCCGCCCTGGCCCGTCGCTGCGGCCCGGCTACACCGTCGAAGACGGCCTGATCGTCGCGGGGACGTGGGACAACATCAAGGGCGTGGTCCGCAACGACCTGAACAAGCGTGACAGCACCATCACGGCGCTGGGATGGAACACTCAGTTCTACGCAAACGAAAACTGGAGCTTCGGTCTCGACCTCAACTACTCCAAGGTCGAGCGCAACGATCTGATCCTGGAGACTAACGCCGGAACAGGGCGGAACATCAACGGCGCGCTCGACACCCTGGGCTTCGAACTGACCGGCGACGGCGTGACCCGTTTCACCAGCCAGCTCGACTACGCCGATCCGAACCTGATTCGGCTGACCAGCCCTCAGGGCTGGGGCGGTGACGTGATACCCGAAGGCCAGGCCGGCTATATGAACACGCCCTCGATCGAGGACGAGATCAAGGCTGTTCGGCTGACCGCGCGGCGCGAGCTGCATCAGTCGCCCTTCAGCTCGTTGGACTACGGCGTAAACTACGCCGAGCGCAGCAAGACCTTCGTCAACGACCAGTTCTATCTGGGCGTGCCCGGCGGCGGCGATCTGGCCGTGCCGACGCAGTTTCTGCTGGACCCGACGGACCTCGGCTATCTCGGCATCTCGCAGGTGCTGAGCTACGACGCCCTGGCTCTGGTCAACAGCGGCGCGCTCAACCTGATCCGGAATCCCAATGCGGATGTGGCGGCGGGCAACTGGGACGTCGTCGAGAAGGTCACCACGGCCTATGTGCGCGCCAACATCGAGCACACCCTGTTCGGCCTGCCGCTGACCGGCAATGTCGGCATGCAGTTCGTCCACACCGACCAGGAAGGCCGTGGCTTCGAGGCTCAGCAGATCAGTGCAGGCGTGGCTGCGGTGGAGCAGATCACCGGCGGCGCTCGGTATCTGGAGATCCTGCCCAGCTCGAACTTCATCGTCGAGGTCAGGCCGGACCTTCTGGCTCGTTTGTCGCTTTCGCGCACCCTGGCCCGGCCGCGGATGGACGATATGCGCGCCGGCCGGAACTTCTCGTTCAACCCCGGCAACAACAACGAGAACGCCACGCCCGAGCAGAACTCGCCGTGGGGCGGCGGCGGCGGCAATCCCGAGTTGATGCCCTTCATCGCCAACGTGGCCGACCTGTCGTTCGAGAAGTACTTCGCCAATCGGCGCGGATACATTTCGCTCGCCGGCTTCTACCGGGATCTCGAGAGCTACGTTTACACGTCCAACCGGATTTTCGACTTCACCGGCTACCCGACCGGCGGCGTCGTTCCGGTGATCAACGAGGGGATCATCTCCACGCCTGAGAATGGTCAGGGCGGCTGGATCAAAGGCGTCGAGTTCGCGATTTCGGCGCCGTTCGACATCTTTCACCCGGCTCTGGAAGGCTTCGGCGGACTGTTCAGCGCCTCGGCCACCGACAGCGAGGTCCAGCCCGATCCGGCCAATCCGCCGACCGCCATGCCCGGCCTGTCCGAAACGGTGATGAACGGCACCCTGTACTTCGAGCGCGCGGGCTTCCAGGCGCGGGTGTCGGCCCGCTATCGCTCGGACTATCTCGGCGAGGTCGCCGGCTTTGGCAACGGACGCACGCTGCGATCCGTCGCGGCCGAGACAGTGGTCGACGCCCAGATCGGCTACGATTTCCCCTCCGGCCCGCTGCAGGGTCTGTCGATCCTGGCTCAGGTCAACAACCTGACCGATGAGCCGTTCAAAACCTTCGAAAATGGCGATGAGCGCCGCACCATCGACTACCAGTCGTATGGTCGCACCTTCGCGGTCGGGCTGAACTATCGCTTCTGA